Proteins found in one Borrelia puertoricensis genomic segment:
- the bdr gene encoding Bdr family repetitive protein yields MGLAQPVITQQMVIAELTKAGIKRDIAIDLSYRYYRNELTYKDIEFLKENFDIKLKHLEDGISSVKDELNTKIDTKFNELDKKIDTVESNFNLKLEKVEALLQSEIQRVETTLKSDIKDLDNKIDAVENNLNNKIDTKFNELDNKIDTKFNELDNKIEKSTLEFKNTSKLHNWMFGTIITLTLGILLALLLK; encoded by the coding sequence ATGGGACTTGCTCAACCTGTTATTACACAGCAAATGGTTATAGCTGAACTTACTAAAGCCGGTATTAAGAGAGATATTGCTATTGATCTGTCTTATAGGTATTATCGTAATGAGCTGACTTACAAAGACATTGAATTCTTAAAAGAAAACTTTGATATAAAATTGAAACACTTAGAAGATGGGATTAGTAGTGTTAAGGATGAGCTTAACACCAAAATAGATACTAAATTTAATGAACTCGATAAAAAAATAGACACCGTTGAGAGTAACTTTAACCTTAAGCTTGAAAAAGTTGAAGCTCTCTTACAATCTGAGATTCAAAGGGTTGAGACAACTTTAAAATCTGATATTAAGGACCTTGATAATAAAATAGATGCAGTTGAGAATAATCTTAATAATAAGATAGATACTAAATTCAATGAACTTGATAACAAGATAGATACTAAATTCAATGAACTTGATAATAAGATAGAGAAATCTACATTAGAATTTAAAAACACATCTAAACTCCATAATTGGATGTTTGGTACTATCATAACTCTTACTTTAGGTATTTTATTAGCATTATTATTGAAATAA
- a CDS encoding PBSX family phage terminase large subunit, with translation MDIYKLPLFREMQREYKRSFGIDITSFIKLKKIIIDFKGFENKYLTSKQLKVIRNIEKNKQSKIILSGGIASGKTFLACYLYLKMLIKNRHLYRQDTNNFIIGNSQKSLKINVLGQFEKIASMLKIPFRPKFSNTSYFEIDSLKVNLYGGDKVSDFERFRGSNSALIYVNEATTLHKETLIECLKRLRVGMQAIIFDTNPDSPEHFFKTDYIDNTKIYSTYNFTTYDNELIAREFIKNQEEIYRDIPTYKARVLLGEWVSSCDLIFTNVNLTSKHEFKSPIAYLDPAYSIGGDNTALCVLERVDQSYYAFIFQEKLPVGDPKMLNTIKTILTNLNVHKLYVEDRDDISGHGNVTKTFLKLRAGMSHNFKIAPIKPISNKFTRIATLIEPFATSKLSIMDYSSKSAVSDIYKYKGDGKSDDDSLDSLSASYMLLTLSMRTLRAHFTKIRFL, from the coding sequence GTGGATATATACAAGCTACCGTTATTTAGAGAGATGCAGAGAGAATATAAACGTTCATTTGGTATTGATATTACGTCTTTTATTAAACTGAAGAAGATAATAATTGATTTTAAAGGATTTGAGAATAAATATTTAACTTCAAAACAACTTAAAGTAATACGTAATATCGAGAAGAATAAGCAAAGTAAAATTATCCTATCAGGTGGGATTGCTAGCGGTAAGACGTTTCTAGCATGTTATTTATATCTAAAGATGCTCATTAAGAATAGACATCTTTACAGGCAAGATACAAATAATTTTATAATAGGAAATTCACAAAAATCATTAAAGATTAATGTTTTAGGGCAGTTTGAAAAGATTGCTAGTATGCTTAAGATACCCTTTAGGCCAAAATTTTCTAATACATCATATTTTGAAATAGACTCACTAAAAGTTAATCTGTATGGTGGTGATAAGGTGAGTGATTTTGAGCGGTTTAGAGGGTCTAATTCGGCGCTTATTTACGTTAATGAAGCTACTACACTGCATAAAGAAACATTAATAGAATGTTTAAAAAGGCTTAGAGTAGGAATGCAGGCAATTATATTTGATACCAATCCAGATAGTCCTGAACATTTCTTTAAAACTGATTATATTGATAATACAAAAATTTACTCTACATATAACTTTACAACATATGATAATGAATTAATTGCTAGAGAATTTATTAAAAACCAAGAAGAGATTTACAGGGACATTCCAACATATAAAGCAAGGGTTCTACTTGGAGAATGGGTTTCGTCCTGTGACTTGATATTTACCAATGTTAATCTTACAAGTAAGCATGAATTTAAAAGTCCTATAGCATATTTAGATCCTGCATACAGTATAGGAGGAGATAATACAGCTCTTTGTGTTTTGGAGCGAGTAGATCAAAGTTATTATGCATTTATTTTTCAAGAAAAGTTACCAGTAGGTGATCCTAAGATGTTAAATACAATTAAAACTATACTTACAAATCTTAATGTACACAAACTATATGTTGAAGATAGGGATGATATTTCTGGGCATGGGAATGTGACTAAAACGTTTCTTAAACTTAGAGCAGGGATGAGTCATAATTTTAAAATTGCTCCAATTAAACCTATAAGTAATAAATTTACTAGAATTGCTACATTAATAGAGCCATTTGCAACATCTAAACTTAGTATTATGGATTATTCAAGTAAGTCAGCTGTATCTGATATTTATAAGTACAAAGGAGATGGGAAGAGTGATGATGATTCATTAGATAGCCTATCAGCATCATATATGTTATTGACTCTAAGTATGCGTACCCTCAGAGCACATTTTACTAAAATAAGGTTCCTATAA
- a CDS encoding DUF603 domain-containing protein — protein sequence MRREKKSFDDYVMYFNEGKLNDTGIAKELGVSRANVCKMRRKWKIREVNNIGSTSKLTISEDTLTNVLIRASESNAEASNLKSQFKIAKSTLGIKFIDSFSRYLELELKPYKDKIEILEEEIKNLRKENDNEQLNDKIFKLDNVKREKEIQEMDLIYQVMVKLKATDFDSQIKFKL from the coding sequence ATGCGTAGAGAAAAGAAGTCGTTTGATGATTATGTTATGTATTTTAATGAAGGAAAGCTTAATGATACAGGTATTGCAAAAGAGCTTGGAGTGAGTCGTGCTAATGTGTGTAAAATGAGGCGAAAATGGAAAATTAGAGAGGTTAATAATATAGGTAGTACTTCTAAACTAACAATTAGTGAAGATACACTAACTAATGTTTTAATTAGAGCATCGGAAAGTAATGCTGAGGCAAGCAATCTTAAAAGCCAATTTAAGATTGCTAAGAGTACATTGGGAATTAAATTTATTGATTCATTTAGTAGATATTTAGAATTAGAACTTAAACCTTATAAAGATAAAATAGAAATATTAGAAGAAGAAATTAAAAACCTCAGAAAAGAGAATGATAATGAACAGCTTAATGATAAGATATTTAAACTTGATAATGTTAAACGAGAGAAAGAGATACAAGAAATGGATTTGATTTATCAAGTAATGGTTAAATTAAAAGCTACTGATTTTGATTCACAAATTAAATTTAAACTTTAA